The stretch of DNA GTTTGGCAAATAACCCACATGGCATTTGCCCAGAAATGGTAAAAGATGATGTTCGCACATAGAATATAATTCAATATCCTTAACAATCACCATCTCGCTCATGTCTGACTCAAATAGGGCGTTGTTAATGATATCCTGGAGATCCTCATTATAGCCTTTAGTCAGATATTGAAAAGCAGTGGCTGCTCGTTTTGGAGTATCTCTCAGACCCTCACGATTAGGATCTTCACCAATTTCTTCAAGTATTTTTGTATATAGTTCATGCATTGACAATGTCCTAACCTGGTGGCCAAGTCATTTGACGGCCGCCAAGAAGATGTAAGTGAATGTGGTAAACTTCCTGCCCTCCACCTGAATTCACATTAAAAACAAGCCGATATCCCTGTTCACTTAAATGTTCTTTTTTAGCCAGATTTTTGGCGGTCAGGATCATTCTTCCGAGGAGTTGCTCATCCTTGCTGTCTGTGTCATTAATTGTAGCAATATGCTGCTTGGGAATGACCAGAATATGAGTCGGTGCCTGAGGGCGAATGTCCCGAAAGGCCATGATCTCAGGCCCGTCAAAAACGATCGTTGACGGGAGTTCACCTTTTGCAATCTTGCAGAACAAGCAATCCATAGTTTTCCTGAATTTGGCTTAATAAATGATTATACTCCGAGATGGCAGGCACTTCAAAGTTTACTGCTTGAGAGTGACTAATTTTGCCTTTTAAAGCACTTTTTAGCATAATACCTGCGAAAAAATTTTTTGGATGAAGAAAATGGGCTTAATGCGGATTAATAGTGGTCGAGACATACCCAATGAAATTAATGTGGTAATTGAAATTCCTATGCATGCAGAACCGGTAAAATACGAAGTAGATAAAGAGTCCGGCGCTTTATTTGTCGATCGATTCATGGCAACGGCCATGTATTATCCGGCAAACTATGGTTATATCCCGAATACGCTTTCGGAAGATGGTGATCCGGTTGATGTTCTGGTAGTTACTCCTGTACCTCTGATCAGTGGATCTGTGATTGCCTGCCGTATACTGGGCATGCTGAAAATGACTGATGAAAAAGGGGTAGACGCCAAGCTTTTAGCTGTGCCGGCTCACAAGTTAACCAAAATGTATGAAGGCGTTGAAACCTATCAGGATTTGCCTAAGCCGCTGTTGCTTTCTATTGAACATTTCTTTGAGCATTATAAAGATCTCGAAGAAGGGAAATGGGTGAAAGTCGATGGTTGGGCTGGCATCGAACCGGCCCGAGAGGAAGTGTTGTCCAGCGTTAAACGCTATGATGAACAACAATAATAACGCTTAAGTCTGAATATCTGCCTTTGAATGCAGGGCCATTTAAAGGCAGTTTTTCTAGAAATCCACAAGAAAACAGACTATTTCTGATTTTTCAACCTG from Legionella quinlivanii encodes:
- a CDS encoding histidine triad nucleotide-binding protein yields the protein MDCLFCKIAKGELPSTIVFDGPEIMAFRDIRPQAPTHILVIPKQHIATINDTDSKDEQLLGRMILTAKNLAKKEHLSEQGYRLVFNVNSGGGQEVYHIHLHLLGGRQMTWPPG
- the ppa gene encoding inorganic diphosphatase, whose protein sequence is MGLMRINSGRDIPNEINVVIEIPMHAEPVKYEVDKESGALFVDRFMATAMYYPANYGYIPNTLSEDGDPVDVLVVTPVPLISGSVIACRILGMLKMTDEKGVDAKLLAVPAHKLTKMYEGVETYQDLPKPLLLSIEHFFEHYKDLEEGKWVKVDGWAGIEPAREEVLSSVKRYDEQQ